A portion of the Leptidea sinapis chromosome 13, ilLepSina1.1, whole genome shotgun sequence genome contains these proteins:
- the LOC126967642 gene encoding facilitated trehalose transporter Tret1-like, with the protein MGKIRQFQTTLACVFGYFISGSLNVWPSYSVSEYTAENTTLISAPMTSFEASMVGSLPALGAMLGTMCLGTIIDVFGRQKGGLFIAIPYLLSWVLVEMTKSSIVILVARFIAGAAAGAASVHAPIYISEVAEESIRGVLGSAPMAFYCVGAMISYMLGWLLSYHQIIWVNMVFCIMYVGLLLSSRESPVFLIKKNREEEACMSIAHYRGESPDSKIVLEELSRLKHRLQPAELVPTSELDAEKAEKEKLEESNGDKICEDKKPLPSYKLLFVSPSSRRAFIVVGLTISTQVMMGIVPVQVYAKDIFSQAAPGLSSHVCSVMFAVVLMCGSMCSVLFSDKFGRRPLLLGSAIGVCICLVTMGFLMQTNVAPAWLTACFILAFCFFFMFGAGSVPYLLLAEVFVSEVQSLASMILMEWVWLLNFFILGVFPLMVKYLGIHGSFYIFAGFSVLDILLALFMVPETKGLTKEQIQEAFLGRKQK; encoded by the exons ATGGGGAAAATAAGGCAGTTTCAAACAACTTTGGCAT GTGTCTTCGGCTATTTTATATCAGGTTCGCTCAACGTTTGGCCATCATATTCGGTCAGCGAGTATACAGCAGAGAACACCACCCTGATTTCAGCTCCAATGACTAGCTTCGAGGCTTCCATGGTTGGAAGCTTACCGGCCCTTGGAGCGATGCTTGGCACCATGTGTCTTGGTACGATTATCGATGTATTTGGGAGGCAGAAAGGTGGATTGTTCATTGCTATACCTTATTTA CTTTCATGGGTATTAGTGGAAATGACAAAATCGAGTATAGTTATCCTTGTGGCACGGTTCATAGCTGGAGCAGCGGCTGGTGCAGCATCAGTTCATGCGCCAATATACATTTCGGAAGTAGCAGAGGAGTCTATCCGAGGAGTGTTGGGATCAG CACCCATGGCTTTCTACTGCGTGGGAGCAATGATATCCTATATGTTGGGTTGGCTGCTTTCGTACCATCAAATCATATGGGTGAATATGGTGTTTTGCATCATGTATGTCGGACTCCTGTTATCCTCCAGGGAGAGTCCTGTGTTTTTGATCAAGAAGAACAGAGAAGAG GAGGCATGTATGTCGATAGCACATTATAGAGGTGAATCGCCAGACTCTAAAATTGTACTTGAAGAGCTGTCCAGGTTAAAACATAGGCTGCAACCAGCGGAATTAGTGCCTACGTCTG AACTTGACGCTGAAAAGGCAGAAAAGGAAAAATTGGAGGAAAGTAATGGAGATAAAATATGTGAAGATAAAAAGCCGCTGCCTTCATACAAGCTGTTGT TTGTTTCACCATCATCACGACGAGCCTTTATAGTTGTTGGACTTACTATATCTACACAG GTGATGATGGGGATTGTTCCTGTGCAAGTATACGCCAAGGACATCTTCTCCCAAGCAGCACCAGGTCTTTCGTCGCACGTGTGTTCAGTCATGTTTGCTGTGGTCCTCATGTGTGGCAGCATGTGCAGTGTGCTCTTCTCAGACAAGTTCGGTAGACGG CCATTACTGTTGGGATCAGCTATCGGCGTTTGCATATGCCTGGTTACAATGGGATTCCTGATGCAGACCAACGTAGCACCCGCGTGGCTTACAGCATGCTTCATCCTGGCATTCTGTTTCTTCTTCATGTTTGGAGCGGGAAGTGTACCATACCTCCTCCTAGCTGAAGTATTTGTGTCAGAG gttcAAAGTTTGGCCTCAATGATTCTCATGGAGTGGGTGTGGCTTCTCAACTTTTTCATCCTCGGAGTCTTTCCCTTGATGGTCAAATACCTGGGCATCCACGGTTCTTTCTACATCTTCGCTGGCTTTTCTGTCCTCGATATCCTTCTTGCTTTATTCATGGTGCCAGAAACAAAAGGCTTGACGAAGGAACAGATACAAGAGGCTTTTCTTGGAAGGAAACAGAAATAG